One Acidimicrobiales bacterium genomic window carries:
- a CDS encoding helix-turn-helix domain-containing protein, translating into MTAEPPLLLTLTETAALLGIGKTLAYEMAANRRLPVIRIGRLVRVPRADLVAWIAAETRYPVPPDTSAAPTRRAVGRPLTGPARRIGNAPVGPRLRPVPMGLDPADGSAR; encoded by the coding sequence GTGACCGCCGAGCCCCCGCTCCTACTGACTCTCACCGAGACGGCTGCCCTTCTCGGCATCGGCAAGACGCTGGCATATGAGATGGCGGCCAATCGACGCCTGCCGGTGATCCGCATCGGCCGGTTGGTGCGGGTCCCCAGGGCCGACCTCGTGGCGTGGATCGCGGCGGAGACGCGCTACCCCGTACCACCTGACACGTCCGCTGCGCCGACCCGACGGGCGGTAGGAAGGCCGCTAACCGGCCCCGCGCGACGAATCGGGAATGCGCCTGTGGGCCCGAGGCTGCGGCCTGTCCCCATGGGCCTTGACCCGGCGGACGGATCCGCCCGTTGA